The DNA window AGACGCCCCAGGTTTAAAGGGGTCCCTCAGCTTTCGGTTCCCAATTTTcacactgctgagagcagggcaagggCCATTTGTCTTGACTTCTGCTCGCTCCCATCCCTCTGGCAGGACTTTGTGTCTCGCACCCCTTCCCCTCTTTACAGCTCACCAGTCTCCCCGATGGCTGGAGTGATTCAAAGGGATGCAAGCAGCAGCCCGAAGCCAGCCAGCTAGTGCCGGGACAGCAGCCCCGCAGGGCTCCGGACATCACCCACCCGGCCCCCCCGGAcctgccctgccacccccctgcTCCCGAGCGGGCAAAGCCAGGCCCGCGCCCAGCTCCCGGGCGGAGCCTAGAGGAGCTTTTAGAACGGGGCCCACGGAGCccgggggcgcggggccgcggcCCTGCCTTGCAgcccgccgccccgctgcccggcCGGAGAGCGGGAACGGGCCGTCCGAGGGAGGAGGGGCGGGGGAACCGCGCGGCGGAGAGGAGCCTCCAGGGGGTTGCAGAGGGTCCCCGGGGCTATCCCGCACCCCCCGTTCCCCCGCACCGCCCCGGCGGGAAGGCGCGGGGCCGGCACGCGAAGCCCCCGTCGCAGCGGGGCCCGCACTCACCCGCGGCTGCGGCGCGCCatggcggggccgggcggcggcggcggccgcacTTTCCTATCTCGCGCCAACGGCGCTCCCCCCgcgcgcggggcggggccgggccgcgcaTGCGCTCTGCCGCCTCCCGCCCGCACAAAGAGGCGCGCGCGGGAGGGCGCCCGCCCGCCCCTGATGGGCGGCCGCGGaaccccccaattcccccccccccggcgacACCCCCTGCACCGAGCACCCTTCTCCGACCCGAGCTCCCCCCAGCAACCGCAGCAGGCAGCCCTGGGCGCGGGGCAGgaggatccccccccccccgagtcaTCACCTCTAGCCGTGCagggcagcccccccgccccgggggcgCGGCTccggggggatttggggtgtACCGAGAGCCCCGCAGGACACGGCTTCGCTCGGCTCTAGGAAGGGGTTTGCTTCTGCCACAGCACGGCTGCGGTCACCTCACGCCACAGCCACCCACGGGACAGGGGACCCCCGGCACCGCCTCCCATcgaaatgggaaaaaaaaaaaaaggaaaaaaaaaaaagccaaattaaaatcaACCACTTTCCCCGCGCGGCTTGTCCCGCCCCAGGGGTGCGCTGCGGGGTGCCCGGAGCACAGCACGGGTCAGTCCCCCCCCGGCAgagaggaggcggccagcaCGGCGAAGCCCGGCTCTCCCCGCGCCCCGCTGCCGGGCGGCGGCACTGCCGCTCCGCGCAAGAACCGGGAGGGAAACGGCAGCGGGAGCAGCCGGTCCGGGACGCGCCGGGACTTTGCACACCCGCATTCGGGAGTCCTGCTCCTTTCACGCTGCGCACTGCCTGTGCACACACACGGCACACGCACCGGCCAGTCCCCTGCTGTAACTGTAACGCCCACGTCCAGCCTGGGCGTGGGGATACTCCCGGCCAGCGCTGCAGAGCAAACGGGACCGAACTTTAGAGAGATGTCACCTTGCTGGGCACCCTTCCTGGGCGTTGGGTCCGAGCAGGACGGCTCTGTGCGTCCTCCCTTTGCTCTCCAGGGCTACAAACACAACCAGGACTCACTTTACCTTCAGCAATTAACCACGGCCCGCAATAACTGCCCCTGTacttaaaaagaagcaaataaaaccccctccctctcccaaacTAGCTTAATTAGGAAATTAGCCTGTTAATTAATTACCAGAACTATAAAACCACTATAAGCAACAGTAGAGCAAGATCTTGAGGGGGTCTCTATAGAAGCTGAAGGTAAGTAGGGCTTAAGTCTATTTTCTTAGCatgtattctttatttttcacatactaatttatttatgttatctttcaggaaaaaaaaatcttttaagaaaactttccttttaGACTGACTATACAGTTGCTTCCCCCCTCCTGTAAATTCAggagctttttttctctgtttttaatgcatttaatgtAAGAAATAGTTTCAGACCACAGTAGCTGCCTTCCCTGatctgccctgctccttctgaGGGGGGCTCAAAGGCAGCTGCTGGCTCAGCCTGTGGTGAGAACTTCCCTCCCAGGCAGAGGGACAGCAAGAAAGAAGTTCCTGCCCATGGAGCAGAAGGTAGGGGTGTATGGCATGTCCCCAGGGACCTCCCTTGGTGCCCTGTGTGGGCTGTGGGACCCCACAGGTCTCAAGGGGGGCAGTTACCACATGTGGGATTAAAGTTGAGAGCTGTTCCTCAACCTCTCCCATCTTAACTAGAGCCTGGCTTTAGTGCCCCCTTCTCAAAGGGATTCAACTCTAATGGCCCTCTGACTCAGGGAACAAGGATAAAGTGTCTTATCCCTGGGGAAAACCAGCTCCATCTTAGTACCACTAGCAGACAGAGAGGTTTACTGAGATTCTCTACAGCCAGTACAAAGCTAAGACTAGTGGTACACAGGCTGAGGCCAAATAAATACAACTCTAGGGAGGCTCCATGATGACCTCCAAGTGAAAAACAGGCCGTGGTGCAACTCTGGCTCTAGAAGACAATGACAGGCTGGATGCCCACCTACCTGTCATGGATCCTGCTCAGGTCCTTGCTCTCCTAAGCAAGACCGAGACAAGGTTTTGCAGAGAGTGGTCCTGCAGCTTGCTAGTGAACAGTAACACATTTATTCTGACAGGGACATCCTGGTCTCCATAAGCCTGACAGTGGTGAGATTCTGCACCATGCTGTCTACCAGGAAGCACGGTACCAGTACCCTGACCATAAAGGAAATCCTGGAAAATGGGTTTGTGGCCGGTGCCCCCAGCCATGCCCATTCTTCTCCTGGCCACAGTTATTACATGGACAATAGCAGTGCCTCCAAACCAGACACCTGGGAACTTCTCATGGACTCGGACAACACAACAAAAGGCAGTTCTCTGTGTGTTGTCAAGCAGTCGGAGTctctgagcagctctgtgaagaCTGACCTGCAAAGCGTGACCCATGGTGTCTCTGACCTCAGTCTTGTCTGCTTCTGCAAGACCCACCATGGTCAGGCCACCTTTGACCTGTCCGGTTTGCCTTGTGAGCACCTCAGCAGAGCCGGCTGCCTGATGGACATGGCATCGCAGAACACCTCAACGCcgtgcaagaaagaaaagcacccCAAACTGCTGGAGAACCTGCTCTCCAAGAGCACTGAGCTCATCAGCGACCTCTCAACCCTTGGG is part of the Grus americana isolate bGruAme1 chromosome 17, bGruAme1.mat, whole genome shotgun sequence genome and encodes:
- the LOC129214395 gene encoding uncharacterized protein LOC129214395 translates to MLSTRKHGTSTLTIKEILENGFVAGAPSHAHSSPGHSYYMDNSSASKPDTWELLMDSDNTTKGSSLCVVKQSESLSSSVKTDLQSVTHGVSDLSLVCFCKTHHGQATFDLSGLPCEHLSRAGCLMDMASQNTSTPCKKEKHPKLLENLLSKSTELISDLSTLGKTPAPRWEISAIKASLDTSLSLDVSTEELQLLGCSKLDMPSLETSVVIPLAWPGAFKRHPMLIHRSATPETQLSDHEPIPVFLHQAQ